A DNA window from Nitrospira sp. contains the following coding sequences:
- a CDS encoding hypothetical protein (Evidence 5 : Unknown function; MaGe:77310589), with translation MTDRTDQPNAQIILVIDDDPDIRKLLKLALSEVGYTVREAQDGNAGLALAKQERCALAIVDLFMPGKEGLETILALRREFPAIKLIAMSGGSGHTNLLPVAASFGADQTIHKPYELDRLLASITALLKER, from the coding sequence ATGACCGACCGAACCGATCAGCCGAACGCACAAATCATCCTCGTCATTGATGACGATCCGGATATTCGCAAGCTCCTCAAGCTGGCACTCAGCGAAGTCGGATATACCGTTCGAGAAGCCCAAGACGGAAATGCCGGGCTGGCGCTCGCCAAACAAGAACGGTGCGCGCTCGCCATTGTGGATCTGTTCATGCCAGGAAAAGAAGGGCTGGAAACGATCCTCGCCTTGCGGCGGGAGTTCCCGGCAATCAAACTGATCGCCATGAGCGGAGGCAGCGGCCATACCAATCTGCTGCCTGTGGCGGCATCCTTCGGCGCCGACCAGACGATCCATAAACCGTACGAACTCGACAGGCTGCTCGCATCGATCACGGCGCTGCTCAAGGAACGATGA
- a CDS encoding Response regulator (MaGe:77310590), whose translation MNATAPLQPNSMTAQDLSTTAEPVARRRILVVDHDDAIRLSVCAQLTQWGFDAEGENNGVSGLTRLARTSPATAFAGMLLEMDMPILGGMAVLQEMKDRHPTIPVIVMARVPHIDKLRSAVRLWAQEYIVKPLDQELLKRKCTSAFHATLPDLRGSTPPIPHSQINGR comes from the coding sequence ATGAACGCGACGGCCCCACTCCAGCCGAACTCAATGACAGCACAAGATCTCAGCACAACAGCAGAGCCTGTAGCCCGTCGGCGCATTCTGGTAGTCGATCACGATGATGCCATCCGATTGTCGGTCTGCGCCCAGTTGACCCAGTGGGGATTCGACGCCGAGGGGGAAAATAACGGCGTCTCTGGACTCACACGACTCGCTCGCACATCTCCAGCTACAGCCTTTGCCGGAATGCTGCTTGAAATGGATATGCCGATCCTCGGCGGGATGGCCGTTCTACAGGAAATGAAAGATCGCCATCCCACCATTCCGGTGATCGTCATGGCGCGGGTGCCGCATATCGACAAACTCCGGAGTGCTGTCCGCCTGTGGGCGCAGGAATACATCGTGAAACCGCTCGACCAGGAGCTCTTAAAACGCAAATGCACCTCGGCATTCCACGCAACACTACCGGATTTGAGAGGATCCACACCGCCGATCCCGCACAGTCAGATCAATGGGCGATGA
- a CDS encoding hypothetical protein (Evidence 4 : Unknown function but conserved in other organisms; MaGe:77310591), whose translation MAINMTRCGFCRRAMDQESRLLEGSPLRVELLQIKETYCPDCERFYQQLVTFGRGLAPSPVRHMPDTQPHEIPQTAITMRIST comes from the coding sequence ATGGCTATCAACATGACGCGTTGCGGGTTTTGTCGACGCGCAATGGATCAGGAGTCACGGTTATTGGAAGGGTCTCCGCTCCGAGTGGAGCTTCTTCAGATCAAAGAAACCTATTGTCCTGACTGCGAGCGATTCTACCAGCAACTTGTCACGTTCGGACGCGGCCTAGCGCCCTCTCCCGTAAGGCACATGCCGGATACTCAGCCTCATGAGATTCCTCAAACAGCCATCACGATGAGAATCTCGACATAA
- a CDS encoding Response regulator (MaGe:77310592) produces MKRTRILLADDHPQILELLRVILEPEFKIVGAAADGETLLQYARALQPDVVISDINMPKMNGLQAARILKTIAPHTRIIFLTANTEPSYRASAFAAGASGYLVKGETSDLVGTLRPLLNGFSPEPYASPAKASRSTATTEGPPAR; encoded by the coding sequence ATGAAACGGACGCGTATTCTGCTGGCCGACGATCACCCGCAAATCCTTGAACTCCTCCGCGTCATTCTGGAGCCGGAATTTAAAATCGTCGGCGCAGCGGCGGATGGCGAAACACTTTTGCAATATGCCCGGGCACTGCAACCGGATGTGGTCATTTCCGATATTAATATGCCGAAAATGAACGGTCTCCAAGCTGCGCGAATTCTGAAAACCATCGCCCCCCATACCCGGATTATTTTTCTGACGGCCAATACCGAGCCTTCTTACAGGGCCTCGGCCTTTGCGGCGGGAGCATCCGGCTATCTGGTTAAAGGCGAGACCAGCGATTTGGTCGGCACTTTGCGGCCTCTGCTCAACGGCTTTTCCCCCGAGCCCTATGCTTCACCGGCGAAAGCCAGTCGATCAACGGCAACGACGGAAGGACCGCCGGCCCGATAG
- a CDS encoding Response regulator, LuxR family (MaGe:77310593), with protein sequence MTTPRVLLADDHTLVLDGYRKLLEECCDIVGAAEDGRTLLKLAQQFQPDIVTLDISMPHLNGIDAARKLHKDLPNTRIIFVTMHADQAYVTEAFKAGATGYLLKRSAGSELVQAIQAVMGGHTYITPLIAKGLVQSAVTGRTPSTKRGDALTPRQREVLQLVAEGNTVKEIATALDISPKTVEFHKTQLMDQLDLHTTAELTRYALTHRLISS encoded by the coding sequence GTGACAACACCCCGAGTCCTGCTGGCCGACGACCATACGCTGGTCCTCGACGGCTATCGCAAATTACTGGAGGAATGCTGCGACATTGTCGGCGCGGCTGAGGACGGGCGCACGCTGTTGAAGCTGGCCCAGCAATTCCAGCCGGACATTGTGACGCTCGATATCTCCATGCCGCACCTAAATGGCATCGACGCCGCCCGCAAACTCCATAAAGATTTGCCGAATACCAGAATCATCTTCGTCACCATGCATGCCGACCAGGCCTATGTGACCGAGGCCTTTAAAGCAGGCGCCACGGGCTACTTGCTCAAACGCTCGGCGGGGTCAGAGCTGGTCCAGGCGATCCAGGCTGTAATGGGCGGGCACACCTATATTACCCCGCTCATTGCCAAAGGATTGGTGCAATCGGCTGTAACCGGTCGCACGCCATCCACCAAACGCGGCGACGCGCTGACACCCCGCCAGCGGGAAGTCCTGCAATTGGTGGCTGAAGGGAACACGGTCAAAGAAATTGCCACCGCACTCGACATCTCTCCTAAAACCGTCGAATTTCACAAGACCCAATTAATGGATCAGCTGGACCTCCACACCACCGCCGAACTCACCCGCTACGCACTGACCCACAGACTCATTTCATCGTAA
- a CDS encoding Sensor histidine kinase (MaGe:77310594) has protein sequence MKRTPPQWVISSSVAALTVALLLVDLRTPLGVANHILYLGPVLLSLLSQQRRFPFIIAGTVTALIVIAGLMSENPHNLPLWMPISNRAFSIWAMWVPVWYFRQRRDHELLLQRMNTELETRVWDRTQQLAMVNEALVAEITERIHTERSLKFSRQELTRLTSKLIQAQEDERRRISRDLHDDINQRLALLSIELEGVQRQQPAPMPPVSHAIRLISDRVAELSEDVRHLAYHYHPSILDDLGLSIALQRLVEEIASRNHLDTHITCHDMPKTVSQDIATCVYRIAQESLTNVVRHAKASRIDVALTQSSIGLLFTITDNGVGFSPDPRRTESGGLGLLSMKERVALIGGTLTIDSDNGTGTKLQASIPLMEET, from the coding sequence ATGAAACGCACACCTCCACAATGGGTCATTTCGTCGAGTGTGGCAGCGCTGACTGTCGCGCTCTTGCTCGTCGATCTCCGCACCCCGCTGGGGGTGGCCAATCACATCCTCTACCTCGGCCCCGTGCTGCTCTCGCTGCTGTCCCAGCAGCGGCGATTTCCCTTCATCATCGCCGGCACCGTCACGGCCCTGATCGTTATCGCGGGGCTGATGAGCGAGAATCCGCATAACTTGCCGCTCTGGATGCCTATTTCCAATCGAGCCTTCAGTATCTGGGCCATGTGGGTGCCCGTCTGGTATTTTCGTCAACGCCGAGACCATGAGCTCCTTCTCCAGCGAATGAATACCGAACTGGAAACGCGTGTGTGGGATCGGACGCAACAACTCGCCATGGTGAACGAGGCCTTGGTCGCCGAAATTACGGAGCGCATCCACACCGAGCGCTCTCTCAAATTCAGCCGCCAGGAATTAACCCGACTGACGTCGAAACTGATTCAAGCCCAAGAAGACGAGCGGCGGAGAATTTCCCGCGATCTCCACGATGACATCAACCAACGGCTGGCGCTCCTGTCCATCGAACTGGAAGGGGTTCAGCGGCAACAGCCCGCGCCCATGCCGCCAGTCTCCCACGCCATCCGGTTAATTTCAGACCGCGTGGCCGAACTGTCCGAAGACGTGCGCCATCTCGCCTATCACTACCACCCGTCGATTCTTGACGATCTCGGCCTCTCGATCGCCCTTCAGCGGCTGGTGGAGGAAATCGCCTCCCGCAACCATCTCGACACCCACATCACCTGCCACGATATGCCAAAGACGGTTTCTCAGGACATCGCCACCTGCGTGTATCGCATCGCACAAGAGAGCCTGACCAATGTCGTCCGCCACGCAAAAGCGTCGCGGATCGACGTGGCCTTGACTCAATCCAGCATAGGCCTGCTCTTCACCATCACTGATAATGGTGTAGGATTCTCTCCGGACCCTCGGCGAACTGAATCCGGAGGCCTCGGCTTGTTGAGCATGAAAGAGCGGGTGGCCCTGATTGGAGGCACGTTGACGATCGACTCCGACAACGGCACCGGCACCAAGCTGCAAGCCAGCATTCCCTTGATGGAGGAAACGTGA